The following coding sequences lie in one Klebsiella huaxiensis genomic window:
- a CDS encoding tetratricopeptide repeat protein, giving the protein MKYLSLLLVIVSLTAGAMEPGSQYKQQAEAGDPRAQYYLADTYVSFGDFPQAEYWAQKAADKGDGDALALLAQLKIRNPQQADYHQAKALAEQSVQVGSKAGEIVLARVLVNQQAGTPNYPHAITLLQDAARDPESDSAVDAQMLLGLIYASGVHPPEDDAKATQYFKESSALSRTGYAEYWAGMLFQQGEKGFIEPNKQKALHWLNVSCQEGFDTGCEEFDRISKR; this is encoded by the coding sequence ATGAAATACCTCTCTTTACTGCTGGTGATAGTAAGCCTCACCGCAGGAGCCATGGAACCTGGCAGCCAATACAAACAGCAAGCCGAAGCGGGCGATCCGCGCGCACAATATTACCTGGCGGATACTTACGTCAGCTTCGGTGATTTTCCGCAGGCCGAATACTGGGCGCAAAAAGCGGCTGACAAGGGTGACGGTGATGCGCTGGCGTTGTTGGCCCAGCTTAAGATTCGTAATCCGCAGCAGGCCGACTATCACCAGGCCAAGGCGCTGGCAGAACAATCCGTGCAGGTTGGCAGCAAGGCGGGTGAAATTGTTCTCGCTCGGGTGCTGGTGAACCAGCAGGCCGGAACGCCGAACTATCCGCACGCCATTACGCTGTTGCAGGATGCCGCGCGGGACCCGGAAAGCGACTCCGCTGTCGACGCCCAAATGCTGCTGGGATTGATCTACGCCAGCGGCGTTCATCCGCCGGAAGATGACGCAAAGGCGACGCAGTACTTTAAAGAGAGCTCCGCTCTCTCCCGCACTGGCTATGCCGAATACTGGGCCGGAATGCTGTTCCAGCAAGGGGAAAAAGGCTTTATTGAACCGAATAAACAGAAAGCGCTGCACTGGCTCAATGTCAGCTGTCAGGAAGGGTTTGATACCGGGTGCGAAGAGTTCGACAGGATAAGTAAAAGATAA
- the gltP gene encoding glutamate/aspartate:proton symporter GltP gives MKKKTKVSLAWQILLALVLGILLGSYLHYHAESRDWLISNLLTPAGDIFIHLIKMIVVPIVISTLVVGIAGVGDAKQLGRIGAKTIIYFEVITTVAIVLGITLANVFQPGTGIDMSQLAAVDISKYQSTTAEVQSHAHGFMGTILSLVPTNIVASMAKGDMLPIIFFSVLFGLGLSSLPATHREPLVTVFRSISETMFKVTHMVMRYAPIGVFALISVTVATFGFASLWPLAKLVILVYFAILFFALVVLGIVARVCGLSIWILIRILKDELILAYSTASSESVLPRIIEKMEAYGAPAAITSFVVPTGYSFNLDGSTLYQSIAAIFIAQLYGIDLSIWQEITLVLTLMVTSKGIAGVPGVSFVVLLATLGSVGIPLEGLAFIAGVDRILDMARTALNVVGNALAVLVIAKWEHKFDRKKALAYEREVLGKFDKTAQ, from the coding sequence GTGAAGAAAAAAACAAAAGTCAGCCTGGCCTGGCAAATTTTGCTGGCCCTGGTGCTGGGCATACTTCTGGGTAGTTACCTGCATTACCACGCTGAAAGCCGCGACTGGTTAATCTCGAATCTCCTGACGCCTGCCGGCGATATCTTTATCCATCTGATAAAAATGATCGTTGTACCGATTGTGATTTCGACCCTGGTGGTTGGCATTGCGGGCGTGGGTGATGCGAAACAGCTGGGCCGTATCGGCGCGAAAACCATTATCTATTTTGAAGTGATCACTACGGTGGCGATCGTGCTGGGGATTACCCTGGCTAACGTTTTCCAGCCGGGAACCGGGATCGATATGTCGCAACTGGCGGCGGTGGATATTTCAAAATATCAGAGCACCACGGCGGAAGTGCAGAGTCACGCGCATGGTTTCATGGGCACGATCCTTTCGCTGGTGCCGACCAATATCGTGGCGTCGATGGCGAAAGGCGACATGCTGCCGATTATTTTCTTCTCGGTGCTGTTCGGCTTAGGGTTATCTTCGCTGCCCGCCACCCATCGTGAACCGCTGGTCACGGTGTTCCGCTCCATCTCCGAAACCATGTTTAAAGTGACGCACATGGTGATGCGCTATGCGCCGATCGGGGTATTTGCGCTGATCTCGGTGACCGTGGCGACCTTCGGCTTCGCCTCACTGTGGCCGCTGGCGAAGCTGGTGATTCTGGTTTACTTCGCGATTCTGTTTTTCGCACTGGTGGTGCTGGGCATCGTGGCGCGTGTATGCGGGCTAAGTATCTGGATCCTGATTCGCATTCTGAAAGATGAGCTGATTCTGGCGTACTCCACCGCCAGCTCTGAAAGCGTGCTGCCGCGAATTATCGAGAAGATGGAAGCCTATGGCGCGCCGGCGGCGATCACCAGCTTCGTGGTACCGACCGGCTACTCGTTTAACCTCGATGGCTCAACGTTGTACCAGAGTATCGCGGCCATCTTTATTGCCCAGCTGTACGGTATTGATCTGTCCATCTGGCAGGAAATTACCCTCGTACTGACGCTGATGGTGACGTCGAAAGGGATTGCGGGCGTACCGGGCGTCTCCTTCGTGGTGCTGCTGGCGACGCTGGGCAGCGTGGGGATTCCGCTGGAAGGTCTGGCGTTCATTGCTGGCGTTGACCGTATCCTCGATATGGCGCGTACCGCGCTGAACGTAGTGGGTAACGCGCTGGCGGTACTGGTTATCGCCAAGTGGGAGCACAAGTTTGACCGCAAAAAAGCGCTGGCGTATGAGCGTGAAGTGCTGGGCAAATTTGATAAAACGGCGCAATAA
- the acs gene encoding acetate--CoA ligase: MSQIHKHSIPANIAERCLINPEQYQAQYQQSVTDPDAFWGEQGKILDWIKPYTRVKNTSFAPGNISIKWYEDGTLNLAANCLDRHLAERGDQTAIIWEGDDASQSKNITYRELHHDVCRFANVLLDLGIKKGDVVAIYMPMVPEAAVAMLACARIGAIHSVIFGGFSPEAVAGRIIDSNSRLVITSDEGLRAGRAIPLKKNVDDALKNPNVKSIENVVVLKRTGGKIDWQEGRDLWWSDLIEKASAEHQPEEMNAEDPLFILYTSGSTGKPKGVLHTTGGYLVYAASTFKYVFDYHPGDIYWCTADVGWVTGHSYLLYGPLACGATTLMFEGVPNWPTPARMCQVVDKHQVNILYTAPTAIRALMAEGDKAIEGTDRTSLRILGSVGEPINPEAWEWYWKKIGNEKCPVMDTWWQTETGGFMITPLPGAIELKAGSATRPFFGVQPVLVDNEGTPLEGATEGNLAIADSWPGQARTLFGDHERFEQTYFSTFKNMYFSGDGARRDEDGYYWITGRVDDVLNVSGHRLGTAEIESALVSHPKIAEAAVVGIPHNIKGQAIYAYVTLNHGEEPSPELYAEVRNWIRKEIGPLATPDILHWTDSLPKTRSGKIMRRILRKIAAGDTSNLGDTSTLADPGVVEKLLEEKQAIAMPS; encoded by the coding sequence ATGAGCCAAATACACAAACACTCTATTCCCGCTAATATTGCGGAACGCTGCCTGATTAACCCGGAACAGTACCAGGCGCAGTATCAGCAGTCCGTCACTGACCCCGATGCCTTCTGGGGCGAGCAGGGCAAAATCCTTGACTGGATCAAACCCTATACTCGCGTGAAAAACACCTCTTTCGCGCCGGGCAACATTTCTATCAAATGGTACGAAGACGGCACGCTGAATCTGGCGGCTAACTGCCTCGATCGCCATCTGGCGGAGCGCGGTGACCAGACGGCGATCATCTGGGAAGGCGACGACGCCAGCCAGAGCAAAAATATCACTTATCGCGAGCTGCACCACGATGTCTGCCGCTTTGCCAACGTCCTGCTCGACCTCGGCATTAAAAAGGGCGACGTTGTTGCTATCTATATGCCGATGGTGCCGGAAGCAGCGGTGGCGATGCTGGCCTGCGCCCGCATCGGCGCTATCCACTCGGTAATTTTCGGCGGCTTCTCACCCGAAGCGGTTGCTGGTCGCATCATCGATTCAAACTCCCGTCTGGTTATTACCTCAGATGAAGGGCTACGCGCCGGTCGCGCAATCCCGCTGAAGAAAAACGTCGACGACGCGTTAAAAAACCCGAATGTGAAAAGTATTGAGAACGTCGTGGTGCTCAAACGCACCGGCGGCAAAATCGACTGGCAGGAAGGCCGTGACCTGTGGTGGAGCGACCTGATTGAGAAAGCCAGCGCGGAGCATCAGCCGGAAGAGATGAACGCCGAAGACCCGCTGTTCATCCTTTATACCTCCGGCTCGACCGGTAAACCCAAAGGCGTACTGCATACTACCGGCGGCTACCTGGTCTATGCGGCCTCGACCTTTAAATACGTCTTCGACTATCATCCGGGCGATATCTACTGGTGTACCGCCGACGTCGGCTGGGTCACCGGCCATAGCTACCTGCTGTACGGCCCGCTGGCCTGCGGCGCGACGACGCTGATGTTCGAAGGCGTGCCAAACTGGCCAACCCCGGCGCGCATGTGTCAGGTGGTGGATAAACACCAAGTTAACATTCTCTATACCGCGCCAACGGCGATCCGTGCGCTGATGGCGGAAGGCGATAAAGCCATTGAGGGCACTGACCGCACTTCCCTGCGCATTCTGGGTTCCGTCGGCGAGCCGATTAACCCGGAAGCCTGGGAGTGGTACTGGAAGAAAATAGGCAACGAGAAATGTCCGGTGATGGACACCTGGTGGCAGACCGAAACCGGCGGCTTTATGATCACCCCGCTGCCGGGTGCCATTGAGCTGAAAGCTGGTTCCGCCACTCGCCCGTTCTTTGGCGTCCAGCCGGTACTGGTAGATAACGAAGGCACGCCGCTGGAAGGCGCGACCGAAGGCAACCTGGCCATCGCCGACTCCTGGCCGGGCCAGGCGCGCACGCTATTTGGCGACCATGAACGCTTCGAGCAGACCTACTTCTCCACCTTTAAAAATATGTACTTCAGCGGCGACGGCGCGCGTCGTGATGAAGATGGTTACTACTGGATCACCGGTCGCGTCGATGACGTACTGAACGTCTCCGGGCACCGTCTGGGTACCGCCGAAATTGAATCGGCGCTGGTGTCGCACCCGAAAATCGCTGAAGCGGCAGTGGTAGGCATTCCGCATAACATCAAAGGCCAGGCCATCTACGCCTATGTCACGCTCAATCATGGCGAAGAACCCTCGCCGGAGCTGTACGCAGAAGTACGCAACTGGATACGCAAAGAGATTGGGCCATTGGCCACGCCGGACATCCTGCACTGGACCGATTCACTACCGAAAACCCGCTCGGGGAAAATCATGCGCCGTATTCTGCGCAAGATTGCCGCGGGCGATACCAGTAACCTTGGCGATACTTCAACGCTCGCCGATCCTGGCGTGGTGGAAAAACTGCTCGAAGAGAAGCAGGCCATCGCTATGCCATCATAA
- a CDS encoding DUF485 domain-containing protein, whose product MNDQICQRIENSAHFRELVAARQRFATILSLIMLVIYVGFILLIAFAPGWLGTPLHAGTSVTRGIPIGIGVIVISFVLTGIYVWRANGEFDQLTKSILSEVKAS is encoded by the coding sequence ATGAACGATCAGATTTGTCAGCGGATAGAAAATAGTGCGCATTTTAGGGAGCTTGTTGCAGCCCGGCAAAGGTTTGCCACCATCCTGTCACTGATTATGCTGGTGATTTATGTGGGCTTTATTTTGCTTATCGCCTTCGCCCCCGGCTGGTTGGGCACGCCGCTGCATGCGGGAACCAGCGTCACCCGGGGTATTCCGATCGGTATCGGCGTGATTGTTATCTCTTTCGTACTAACCGGAATTTACGTCTGGCGGGCAAACGGTGAATTTGACCAGCTGACGAAGAGCATTCTCAGCGAGGTTAAAGCATCATGA
- the actP gene encoding cation/acetate symporter ActP translates to MKKVLTALAATLPFTANAADAITGAVQRQPTNWQAIIMFLIFVALTLYITYWASKRVRSRSDYYTAGGNITGFQNGLAIAGDFMSAASFLGISALVYTSGYDGLIYSLGFLVGWPIILFLIAERLRNLGRYTFADVASYRLKQGPIRTLSACGSLVVVALYLIAQMVGAGKLIQLLFGLNYHIAVVLVGVLMVLYVLFGGMLATTWVQIIKAVLLLFGASFMAFMVMKHVGFSFNNLFTEAMSVHPKGSAIMSPGGLVKDPISALSLGLGLMFGTAGLPHILMRFFTVSDAKEARKSVFYATGFMGYFYILTFIIGFGAIMLVGANPAFKDAAGQLIGGNNMAAVHLADAVGGNLFLGFISAVAFATILAVVAGLTLAGASAVSHDLYANVFKKGATEREELRVSKITVLILGVVAILLGILFENQNIAFMVGLAFSIAASCNFPIILLSMYWSKLTTRGAMIGGWLGLLTAVILMILGPTIWVQILGHEKAIFPYEYPALFSIAIAFIGIWFFSATDNSEEGMRERELFRAQFIRSQTGIGIEKGQAH, encoded by the coding sequence ATGAAGAAAGTCCTGACGGCGCTTGCCGCCACGCTCCCGTTTACCGCCAACGCCGCAGACGCCATCACCGGCGCGGTACAGCGCCAGCCGACCAACTGGCAGGCGATTATCATGTTCCTGATTTTCGTCGCCCTGACGCTGTACATTACCTATTGGGCGTCAAAACGCGTGCGTTCACGTAGCGACTATTACACCGCAGGCGGCAATATTACCGGCTTCCAGAACGGGTTGGCGATTGCCGGTGACTTTATGTCGGCGGCCTCGTTCCTCGGAATTTCTGCGCTGGTGTACACCTCTGGCTACGACGGATTGATCTACTCCCTGGGCTTCCTGGTTGGCTGGCCAATTATTCTGTTTCTGATCGCCGAGCGCCTGCGTAACCTCGGACGCTACACCTTTGCCGACGTCGCGTCTTATCGTCTCAAACAGGGGCCGATTCGCACGCTTTCCGCCTGCGGTTCACTGGTGGTAGTGGCGCTGTATCTGATTGCCCAGATGGTCGGCGCAGGTAAGCTTATCCAACTGCTGTTCGGCCTCAACTACCACATCGCGGTGGTGCTGGTCGGCGTCCTGATGGTGCTCTACGTCCTGTTTGGCGGCATGCTCGCCACCACCTGGGTGCAGATTATCAAAGCAGTGCTGCTACTGTTTGGCGCCAGCTTTATGGCCTTTATGGTGATGAAGCACGTCGGCTTCAGCTTCAATAATTTGTTCACCGAAGCGATGTCTGTCCATCCTAAGGGCTCAGCGATTATGAGCCCCGGCGGGCTGGTAAAAGACCCAATATCGGCACTGTCGCTCGGACTCGGCCTGATGTTCGGTACCGCGGGGTTGCCGCATATTCTGATGCGATTCTTCACCGTGAGCGACGCCAAAGAAGCGCGTAAAAGCGTGTTCTATGCCACCGGCTTTATGGGTTACTTCTATATTTTGACCTTTATCATCGGCTTCGGCGCCATCATGCTGGTGGGAGCCAATCCGGCATTTAAAGACGCGGCCGGGCAGCTTATCGGCGGCAACAACATGGCGGCGGTACATCTGGCGGATGCGGTCGGCGGCAACCTGTTCCTCGGCTTTATCTCAGCGGTCGCCTTCGCTACTATTCTGGCGGTGGTCGCCGGCCTGACGCTGGCGGGCGCATCAGCGGTATCTCACGATCTGTACGCTAACGTCTTTAAGAAAGGCGCAACCGAGCGCGAAGAGCTGAGAGTGTCGAAGATTACAGTGCTGATTCTGGGCGTGGTGGCGATTCTGCTGGGTATTCTATTTGAGAATCAAAACATCGCGTTTATGGTCGGCCTGGCGTTTTCTATCGCCGCGAGCTGTAACTTCCCGATTATCCTGCTGTCGATGTACTGGTCGAAGCTGACCACGCGCGGGGCGATGATTGGCGGCTGGCTGGGTCTGCTGACCGCGGTGATTCTGATGATCCTCGGTCCGACCATTTGGGTGCAGATCCTTGGTCATGAGAAGGCGATATTCCCGTATGAATATCCGGCGCTGTTCTCTATCGCCATCGCCTTTATCGGTATCTGGTTCTTCTCTGCGACCGATAACTCAGAGGAAGGGATGCGCGAGCGCGAGTTGTTCCGCGCGCAGTTTATTCGTTCGCAGACCGGGATCGGTATCGAGAAAGGTCAGGCGCATTAA